One stretch of Scyliorhinus canicula chromosome 7, sScyCan1.1, whole genome shotgun sequence DNA includes these proteins:
- the commd7 gene encoding COMM domain-containing protein 7 isoform X1 — MHKLHFSGEPVPDFVSTDIQTLNKLSSQQFSALTEIIFRFITEPTESERLLNQLSEFASQNGMSPGPLKNIVKSVLLVPNGALKRNLTADHVKTDFITLGLSEEKAGCFAEKWKLNSAVLSRLAVGQTLTVNQLVDMEWKFGVTAGSSELQKVGSIFLQLKLVIKKGNKSENVYMELTLPQFYNFLHEMEQAKTSLECFS, encoded by the exons ATGCACAAACTGCACTTCAGCGGGGAGCCTGTGCCTGACTTTGTGTCCACCGACATCCAGACACTTAATAAACTCTCCAGCCAG CAATTCTCGGCATTAACAGAGATAATCTTCCGCTTTATTACAGAACCCACAGAG TCTGAGCGATTGTTAAACCAACTCAGTGAGTTTGCCTCACAGAATGGAATGAGCCCAGGCCCATTGAAAAACATTGTGAAAAGTGTCCTGTTGGTTCCTAATG GTGCATTGAAGCGGAATTTGACAGCTGACCATGTCAAGACTGATTTCATCACTTTGG GACTAAGTGAGGAAAAGGCTGGATGCTTTGCAGAAAAG TGGAAGTTGAATTCTGCAGTGCTGTCAAGGCTGGCAGTAGGACAAACATTGACTGTCAACCAGTTAGTCGATATGGAGTGGAAATTTGGAG TGACGGCAGGGAGCAGTGAATTGCAAAAGGTTGGCAGCATATTTTTGCAG ttAAAATTAGTTATAAAGAAGGGGAACAAAAGTGAAAATGTTTACATGG AGTTGACGCTGCCACAATTCTATAACTTCTTGCATGAAATGGAACAAGCCAAGACAAGCCTTGAATGTTTTAGTTAA
- the commd7 gene encoding COMM domain-containing protein 7 isoform X2 — MHKLHFSGEPVPDFVSTDIQTLNKLSSQQFSALTEIIFRFITEPTESERLLNQLSEFASQNGMSPGPLKNIVKSVLLVPNGALKRNLTADHVKTDFITLGLSEEKAGCFAEKWKLNSAVLSRLAVGQTLTVNQLVDMEWKFGVTAGSSELQKVGSIFLQMMLSRNNISLRNRKKEDRSMGATRS, encoded by the exons ATGCACAAACTGCACTTCAGCGGGGAGCCTGTGCCTGACTTTGTGTCCACCGACATCCAGACACTTAATAAACTCTCCAGCCAG CAATTCTCGGCATTAACAGAGATAATCTTCCGCTTTATTACAGAACCCACAGAG TCTGAGCGATTGTTAAACCAACTCAGTGAGTTTGCCTCACAGAATGGAATGAGCCCAGGCCCATTGAAAAACATTGTGAAAAGTGTCCTGTTGGTTCCTAATG GTGCATTGAAGCGGAATTTGACAGCTGACCATGTCAAGACTGATTTCATCACTTTGG GACTAAGTGAGGAAAAGGCTGGATGCTTTGCAGAAAAG TGGAAGTTGAATTCTGCAGTGCTGTCAAGGCTGGCAGTAGGACAAACATTGACTGTCAACCAGTTAGTCGATATGGAGTGGAAATTTGGAG TGACGGCAGGGAGCAGTGAATTGCAAAAGGTTGGCAGCATATTTTTGCAG ATGATGCTATCAAGGAATAACATATCACTGAGGAATAGGAAGAAAGAGGAcagatccatgggggccaccagaAGTTAA